The nucleotide window ATCATCGGTGTGCTGCAGCTGATTAACTCGCTGGAGAGCGACAACCATACAGTCAGAGTATTCCCGGAACACTACCAGAAAGTGATTGAGTCGCTTGCCTCCCAGGCGGCTATCGCTCTGACCAACGCGCAGCTTCTGAGAGATATTGAAGATCTTTTTAATTCCTTTGTGCAAGTAATGGCAACAGCTATCGACGCCAGGACACCATATAACGCGAACCATACCAGGCGCGTCGCCATGCTGGCGAGGGCGACCGCGGAAGCGATAAACGATGTGAAGGAAGGACCTCTGGCGCAAGAGCATTTTAACCCGGAGAGACTGGAACAATTAACCATGGCGGGATGGCTGCATGACATCGGTAAAGTCACCACACCTCTATCCGTGATGAATAAAGCCACCCGCCTGGAAGGCCGGATGGATATTGTACTGCAGCGGATGGACTATATTAGCCAGTCCGAAAAAATGAACAGTCTCGCCAGACAAGTGGAACTGCTGAAAAATGGTATGAAGGAAGAAGCTGAGCAGGAATCCCGGCTAAGCGGCCAACGCCTGGTGAAAATAAAAGAAATAAAGGATTTGATCATAAAATGTGACAATCCGGCAACCTTTATTGACGACCAACTCCTTGACCAATTGCAAGAAGCTGCCGGGTATGTCTATCTTGATCCGGAAGGTGTGGAGAGACCCTATATCAGCTCCGAAGAGTTGGAGAACCTGAGCATTCGTAAAGGTACTCTAACAAACGGAGAACGGGAGATAATGGAACAGCATGTGGTGATAACAGGCAAGATGCTGGAAAAAATAACTTTTATCAAAAAACTTAAGGATGTTCCCTTGTTTGCGAGTATGCACCACGAGTTTCTGGATGGAAACGGTTATCCCAACAAGCTAAGAGGCGAGACTATCCCCTTGGAGGGAAGAATACTGTCTCTCGTTGATATATATGACGCACTGACTGCTGGAGACCGCCCTTATAAAAAAGCCATACCATGGGAAGGTGCGCTGCGCATCCTTGGTTTCATGGTAAAAGAAGGCAAGCTTGACAATGAATTATATGATGTTTTTAAAGAACACCGTGTATGGGAAAAGGTATGCGATTGAAAACTCAACCAACAGGCAGCCAATCTGGCGATAAAAATGAAACAGCGGGTGAAAGTAACCAAGCGCAACCGGATAGCCGGCTGCATTTTTTCCTATGCAACACACTTGATTGTCTAATGGAAAGGGATCTTAGATCTT belongs to Pelotomaculum isophthalicicum JI and includes:
- a CDS encoding HD domain-containing phosphohydrolase, with translation MQNSQTGGEDYIFNQVETLLNVGIALTAEKDHNRLLEMIVTEARNITNSDAGTLYLRQNDQLVFKIVQTQSQNVFLGGSGEEVKLPPVALVESNVSAYVALTGKTVNIADVYFAEGFDFSGPRNYDRITGYRTKSMLVVPLENHEGEIIGVLQLINSLESDNHTVRVFPEHYQKVIESLASQAAIALTNAQLLRDIEDLFNSFVQVMATAIDARTPYNANHTRRVAMLARATAEAINDVKEGPLAQEHFNPERLEQLTMAGWLHDIGKVTTPLSVMNKATRLEGRMDIVLQRMDYISQSEKMNSLARQVELLKNGMKEEAEQESRLSGQRLVKIKEIKDLIIKCDNPATFIDDQLLDQLQEAAGYVYLDPEGVERPYISSEELENLSIRKGTLTNGEREIMEQHVVITGKMLEKITFIKKLKDVPLFASMHHEFLDGNGYPNKLRGETIPLEGRILSLVDIYDALTAGDRPYKKAIPWEGALRILGFMVKEGKLDNELYDVFKEHRVWEKVCD
- a CDS encoding DUF3795 domain-containing protein, with the translated sequence MRLKTQPTGSQSGDKNETAGESNQAQPDSRLHFFLCNTLDCLMERDLRSCFECDDFPCVKLRPFG